From a single Chitinophaga sp. Cy-1792 genomic region:
- the glgB gene encoding 1,4-alpha-glucan branching protein GlgB: protein MTGDSYNVEQAVIPFSLFTSADIALFQAGSHYRLYEKFGARPATCDGMQGTYFAVWAPDAAYVSVTGDFNEWDRYSHTLLPRWDSSGIWEGFIPDIGNGNLYKYFIRSNSGEELFKGDPYATMWEVRPKTASVVHSLDYQWKDKSWMEERKKHNSLKRPFSVYELHLGSWRKPDPLNEEKFYSYPEITRMLVPYVKEMGFTHVEFMPVMEHPFDGSWGYQLTGYYAPTSRYGTPQQFMEMVDTLHQAGIGVILDWVPSHFPYDAHGLFRFDGSHTYEYADMRKGYHPDWNSYIFNYARSEVRSFLLSNAVYWLDKYHADGLRVDAVASMIHLDYSRERGGWEPNEHGGNENLEAISFVKKLNETVYALFPDVQTIAEESTSFYGVSRPTFLGGLGFGMKWMMGWMNDTLDYFKKDPVYRKWYQNDLTFSLVYAFSENFMLPLSHDEVVHGKSPMLYKMPGDDWQKFANLRLMYSYMFTHPGTKLLFMGDEFGQTSEWSYKTELDWHLLKFRPHEGLKAYVKALNHLYTSSTALYEQQFDGATFEWITVNDYDNCVLVYIRKGVKPDDMLMVALNMTPVPRENYLIGVPVPGNWNEVLNSDAAAYYGSNVVNTGTVEATKQTYNGKEYTISLRLPPLGAAILRYSAPGR, encoded by the coding sequence ATGACCGGAGATTCCTATAACGTAGAACAGGCCGTTATCCCCTTTTCCCTTTTTACATCCGCAGACATTGCATTATTTCAGGCTGGTTCACATTACCGGCTGTACGAAAAGTTTGGTGCCCGACCCGCTACCTGCGACGGTATGCAGGGAACTTATTTTGCCGTATGGGCACCTGATGCTGCCTATGTATCCGTAACCGGAGATTTTAATGAGTGGGACAGATACAGTCATACCCTTTTACCACGCTGGGACAGCTCCGGCATATGGGAAGGCTTTATCCCCGATATCGGTAATGGCAACCTCTATAAATATTTCATACGCTCCAATAGTGGTGAAGAACTGTTTAAGGGAGACCCCTACGCCACCATGTGGGAAGTAAGGCCCAAAACAGCTTCTGTTGTTCATTCACTGGATTATCAATGGAAAGATAAATCCTGGATGGAAGAACGAAAAAAACATAACTCGCTCAAACGACCTTTTAGTGTATATGAACTGCATCTGGGTTCCTGGCGCAAACCAGATCCTCTGAATGAAGAAAAATTTTATTCCTACCCGGAGATTACCCGTATGCTGGTACCCTATGTAAAGGAAATGGGCTTCACGCATGTGGAATTCATGCCGGTAATGGAACATCCTTTCGATGGTTCCTGGGGATATCAGCTGACAGGTTATTACGCACCTACTTCCCGCTATGGTACACCACAGCAGTTTATGGAAATGGTAGATACACTGCACCAGGCAGGCATTGGTGTGATCCTGGACTGGGTACCCTCACACTTTCCTTACGATGCCCACGGTCTGTTCCGTTTCGATGGCTCGCATACCTATGAATATGCGGATATGCGTAAAGGATATCATCCGGACTGGAACAGTTATATTTTTAACTATGCCAGAAGTGAAGTGCGCTCTTTCCTGTTGAGCAATGCCGTTTACTGGCTCGACAAATACCATGCAGATGGTCTGCGGGTAGACGCTGTTGCCTCAATGATTCACCTGGATTATAGCAGGGAGCGTGGTGGCTGGGAGCCTAACGAGCATGGCGGTAATGAAAACCTGGAAGCTATCAGCTTTGTAAAAAAACTGAACGAAACGGTATATGCCCTGTTTCCGGATGTACAGACCATTGCTGAGGAATCGACTTCTTTCTATGGTGTTTCCCGACCTACCTTCCTCGGTGGATTAGGTTTTGGTATGAAGTGGATGATGGGATGGATGAACGATACCCTGGATTATTTCAAAAAAGACCCGGTATACAGGAAGTGGTACCAGAATGACCTTACCTTCAGTCTGGTATATGCCTTCAGCGAAAACTTCATGCTGCCGCTCAGTCATGATGAGGTAGTACATGGAAAATCTCCTATGTTATACAAGATGCCGGGAGATGACTGGCAGAAATTTGCCAACCTGCGTTTGATGTACAGTTATATGTTTACGCACCCGGGTACGAAATTATTATTTATGGGAGATGAATTTGGTCAGACGTCCGAATGGAGTTATAAAACCGAGCTGGACTGGCATCTGCTGAAATTCAGGCCCCATGAAGGATTGAAGGCCTATGTAAAAGCATTGAATCACTTATATACCAGTTCCACTGCCTTGTATGAGCAGCAATTTGATGGTGCAACATTTGAATGGATCACCGTGAATGATTATGATAATTGTGTGCTGGTATATATAAGAAAAGGCGTGAAGCCGGATGATATGTTGATGGTGGCGTTGAATATGACGCCGGTGCCGAGGGAGAATTATCTTATTGGCGTGCCTGTTCCCGGCAACTGGAACGAAG
- the rimO gene encoding 30S ribosomal protein S12 methylthiotransferase RimO translates to MKTKTLKKDKVNIITLGCSKNMVDSEVLSGQLAANEIDVVHESTKRDHNIVVVNTCGFIDKAKEESINTILEQVELKERGKLDKVYVTGCLSERYRGDLEAEIAGVDAWFGTMELPLILKKFDADYKAELIGERLLSTPSHYAYLKIAEGCNRTCAFCAIPLMRGQHVSKPIEELVAEAEKLVKSGVREIMLIAQELTYYGLDLYKKRRLGDLMRALAQVEGLEWIRLHYAYPTKFPLEVLDVMNEFPNICKYLDMPLQHASNGMLKAMKRQITREEIEELVQAIREKVPGIALRTTLIAGFPGETEEDVEELKSFLERMRFDRVGVFTYSHEEGTSAYELEDNIPAEEKERRAQDIMAVQQEISLEKNQEMVGKIFKVIVDKKESGRYLARTEFDSVEVDNEVIINTTKRLKPGDFVEVRITKAFDYDLEGELV, encoded by the coding sequence TTGAAGACGAAAACTTTAAAGAAAGACAAGGTTAATATTATTACGCTTGGTTGTTCCAAGAACATGGTTGATTCGGAAGTATTGAGCGGTCAGCTCGCTGCTAACGAAATTGACGTTGTACATGAGAGTACAAAAAGAGACCACAACATTGTAGTTGTGAATACCTGCGGTTTTATCGACAAAGCCAAGGAAGAATCCATCAACACCATCCTGGAACAAGTAGAACTCAAAGAAAGAGGTAAACTGGACAAAGTTTATGTTACCGGCTGTTTGAGCGAGCGTTACCGTGGTGATCTCGAAGCTGAGATCGCAGGTGTGGATGCGTGGTTCGGCACAATGGAATTGCCGCTGATCCTCAAGAAATTTGATGCTGATTATAAGGCTGAGCTGATAGGAGAGCGTTTACTTAGTACTCCTTCCCATTATGCTTACCTGAAAATTGCAGAAGGATGTAACCGTACCTGTGCATTTTGTGCTATTCCACTGATGCGCGGACAACACGTTTCCAAACCAATTGAAGAGCTGGTTGCGGAAGCGGAGAAACTGGTTAAATCTGGTGTAAGGGAAATCATGCTGATTGCACAGGAGCTGACCTATTACGGTCTGGACCTTTACAAAAAGCGTCGCCTAGGTGATCTGATGCGTGCACTGGCACAGGTAGAAGGATTGGAATGGATACGTCTGCATTATGCTTATCCTACCAAATTCCCGCTGGAAGTGCTGGATGTAATGAATGAGTTTCCGAATATCTGCAAATACCTGGATATGCCTTTACAACATGCCTCCAATGGTATGCTGAAAGCCATGAAACGCCAGATAACCCGCGAAGAAATTGAAGAGCTCGTTCAGGCTATCCGTGAAAAAGTACCAGGCATTGCGCTGCGTACCACACTGATTGCCGGCTTCCCTGGTGAAACCGAGGAAGATGTGGAAGAACTCAAAAGTTTCCTCGAAAGAATGCGCTTCGACCGTGTAGGCGTATTCACCTACAGCCATGAAGAAGGTACCAGTGCCTACGAACTGGAAGACAATATCCCGGCTGAGGAAAAAGAAAGAAGAGCACAGGATATTATGGCTGTGCAACAGGAGATCTCCCTGGAAAAGAACCAGGAAATGGTTGGGAAGATCTTCAAAGTAATCGTAGACAAGAAAGAGTCCGGCAGGTATCTAGCCCGCACTGAATTTGACTCTGTGGAAGTAGATAATGAAGTGATAATAAATACCACCAAACGCCTTAAACCCGGCGACTTCGTGGAGGTTCGTATCACGAAAGCATTTGACTACGACCTCGAAGGAGAACTGGTGTAA
- a CDS encoding cupin-like domain-containing protein produces MNIKSIDRVDKITPEDFRKHYYEPRKPVVITGISNDWIAKDKWTWDYFKSIVGDKTVGVYNNTRADANTPVNGADDYIKFGDYLDMIQKGPVALRIFLFNIFQHAPELTQDFVWPDIYAKGLLKKYPMLFVGGAGSVAHMHYDIDLSHIFHTQFVGRKRVLLLENDQSPYIYRMPFTVESAASFVNWHEQLNTTEYPALNYASGYTTILEHGDTLFMPGGYWHHMEYMDGGFAMSLRALDQSLAGKLNGLYHIVGLRGMNNILIRLAPQWWYHKKRELAQGRANKVLKLIEV; encoded by the coding sequence ATGAATATAAAAAGCATAGATCGAGTTGATAAGATCACGCCGGAAGACTTCAGAAAGCACTACTATGAACCCAGGAAACCTGTTGTAATAACAGGAATAAGTAACGATTGGATAGCAAAGGACAAATGGACCTGGGATTATTTCAAGTCTATCGTAGGTGATAAAACAGTAGGTGTATATAATAATACACGTGCTGATGCCAATACCCCCGTTAACGGCGCCGATGACTACATTAAATTCGGCGATTACCTGGATATGATCCAGAAAGGACCTGTAGCCCTGAGAATTTTCCTCTTCAACATTTTCCAGCATGCCCCGGAGCTTACGCAAGACTTCGTCTGGCCGGATATTTATGCGAAAGGGTTATTGAAAAAATACCCGATGTTGTTTGTAGGAGGTGCAGGTTCGGTGGCGCATATGCATTATGATATCGATCTCTCCCATATTTTTCATACACAGTTTGTAGGCCGTAAGCGTGTATTATTGCTGGAGAATGACCAGTCGCCCTACATTTACCGTATGCCATTTACGGTAGAGAGTGCTGCAAGTTTTGTTAACTGGCATGAGCAGCTGAATACGACAGAATATCCTGCGCTGAACTATGCGAGTGGTTATACCACTATCCTGGAGCATGGCGATACACTCTTCATGCCTGGCGGTTACTGGCATCATATGGAGTATATGGATGGCGGATTTGCCATGAGTTTAAGGGCACTGGACCAATCATTGGCGGGAAAGCTGAACGGGCTCTATCATATCGTAGGTTTAAGAGGAATGAATAACATACTGATCAGGCTGGCACCGCAGTGGTGGTACCATAAAAAGCGGGAACTGGCACAGGGTAGGGCTAATAAAGTATTAAAATTAATTGAAGTCTGA
- a CDS encoding DUF4295 family protein has product MAKAASKNSKVKDLKAAADAKVWTKVVKAVRSPKTGAYTFKEAIVHKDKVQEHINAK; this is encoded by the coding sequence ATGGCAAAAGCAGCTTCAAAGAACTCGAAAGTAAAGGATTTAAAAGCAGCAGCTGACGCGAAAGTTTGGACCAAAGTGGTGAAAGCAGTGCGTTCTCCTAAAACTGGTGCTTATACTTTCAAAGAGGCTATCGTGCACAAAGATAAAGTGCAGGAACACATCAACGCAAAGTAA
- a CDS encoding DEAD/DEAH box helicase, with the protein MTTFESLGLKESILKGITDLGFVAPTPIQEKAIPVLLSGDRDFVGLAQTGTGKTAAFGLPLLQQIDVNLHKPQGLVLCPTRELCLQITNDLKNFSKHLGDVSIVAVYGGSSIVQQLRELKRGVHIVVATPGRLLDIIDRGAINFDNVRYAVLDEADEMLNMGFQEDINSILSNTPEEKTTWLFSATMPQEVRRIAQKYMEDPFELTVGNKNSGNANIEHEYYVVRPREKYAALKRLVDYNPDIFGIVFTRTKIESQEIAESLIKDGYNADALHGDLTQQQRDKVMKRFRERALQVLVATDVAARGIDVDNVTHVINYELPDDVENYTHRSGRTARAGKSGTSIAIISSRDIGKIRQIERVIGKKFTKGDVPDGFAVCEKQLFGLVHRVHNVVVNEEQIEPYLERINEEFANMTKEELIKRFASLEFNQFLEYYQDAADLNVKEEKRTFGEDRGGRRDNSKFTRLFINLGSVDDFNRGDMLRYLCDNTGVRGNKIGRIDLKGVYSFFEVENDVVDKVTQSFKKVEYNGRSVRIEMSQDGDKRRGGGGGGGRREEGGPRKRWNNDGESRGGESRGKREFSGGGGRPPFKRKFSKD; encoded by the coding sequence ATGACAACATTTGAATCACTGGGCTTAAAAGAGTCCATTTTAAAGGGAATTACAGACTTGGGCTTTGTTGCTCCAACCCCTATTCAGGAAAAAGCAATTCCCGTTTTATTGAGTGGTGACCGCGACTTCGTGGGTCTTGCCCAGACGGGCACTGGTAAAACGGCAGCATTTGGCCTGCCGCTGCTTCAGCAAATTGATGTAAACCTGCACAAACCTCAGGGTCTGGTATTATGCCCTACCCGTGAGCTCTGTCTTCAGATCACCAACGATCTGAAAAACTTCAGCAAACACCTGGGCGATGTTAGCATCGTAGCTGTTTATGGTGGTTCCAGCATTGTTCAACAACTGCGCGAACTGAAAAGGGGCGTTCATATCGTAGTAGCGACCCCGGGCCGTTTACTCGATATCATCGACCGTGGTGCCATCAACTTCGATAATGTACGCTATGCTGTACTGGATGAAGCTGATGAAATGCTGAACATGGGATTCCAGGAAGATATCAACAGTATCCTCTCCAACACCCCTGAAGAAAAAACTACCTGGTTGTTCTCCGCTACCATGCCACAGGAAGTGCGTCGTATCGCACAGAAGTACATGGAAGATCCATTTGAACTGACCGTAGGTAATAAAAACAGCGGTAACGCTAATATCGAACACGAATACTACGTGGTACGCCCACGTGAAAAATATGCAGCCCTGAAACGCCTGGTTGACTACAACCCGGATATCTTCGGTATCGTTTTCACCCGTACCAAGATCGAATCTCAGGAAATTGCAGAATCACTGATCAAAGATGGTTACAATGCAGATGCACTCCACGGCGACCTTACCCAGCAACAGCGTGACAAGGTGATGAAACGCTTCCGTGAAAGAGCCCTGCAGGTACTGGTAGCTACCGACGTTGCTGCCCGTGGTATCGACGTTGACAACGTTACGCACGTTATCAACTACGAACTGCCTGACGACGTGGAAAACTACACTCACCGTTCCGGCCGTACCGCCAGAGCTGGTAAATCCGGTACTTCCATCGCTATCATCAGCAGCCGTGATATCGGTAAAATCCGTCAGATCGAAAGAGTAATCGGTAAGAAATTCACCAAAGGTGATGTTCCTGATGGGTTCGCAGTTTGCGAAAAACAACTCTTCGGACTCGTTCACAGAGTACATAACGTAGTGGTAAATGAAGAACAGATCGAGCCATACCTGGAGCGTATCAACGAAGAATTTGCCAATATGACCAAAGAAGAACTCATCAAACGTTTCGCTTCTCTGGAATTCAATCAGTTCCTGGAATACTACCAGGATGCAGCTGACCTGAACGTGAAAGAAGAAAAACGTACGTTCGGTGAAGATCGTGGCGGACGTCGTGATAACAGTAAGTTCACCCGTCTGTTCATCAACCTGGGTTCTGTAGACGATTTCAACCGTGGTGATATGCTGCGTTATCTCTGCGATAACACCGGCGTTCGCGGTAACAAAATCGGTCGTATCGACCTGAAAGGTGTTTATTCCTTCTTCGAAGTAGAAAATGATGTGGTTGATAAAGTAACCCAGAGCTTCAAGAAAGTGGAATACAATGGCCGTTCTGTAAGGATCGAAATGTCGCAGGATGGTGATAAGCGCCGTGGTGGCGGCGGTGGCGGTGGTCGCAGAGAAGAAGGCGGCCCTCGTAAACGCTGGAACAACGACGGTGAAAGCCGTGGTGGTGAAAGCCGTGGTAAAAGAGAATTCTCCGGTGGCGGTGGAAGACCTCCGTTCAAACGTAAATTCTCCAAAGACTAA
- the ftsY gene encoding signal recognition particle-docking protein FtsY: MSFFKNLFSREKKESLDQGLQKTKESFLSRIGRAIAGKSTVDTEVLDNLEDALVSADVGVDTTVKIIDRIEQRVAKDKYLGTSELNRLLQEEIAALLVDAPDSGFRDFDVPAGKKPYVIMVVGVNGVGKTTTIGKLAYNFKKAGKSVLLGAADTFRAAAVDQLTIWSERVGVPIVKQAMGSDPGAVAFDTVQSGAAKDVDVIIIDTAGRLHNKLHLMDELSKIKRVMKKVIPDAPHEVLLVLDGSTGQNAVEQARQFTAATEVTSLAITKLDGTAKGGVVLAIANQFKIPVKYIGIGEKMEDLQVFDKNAFVDSLFSAND; the protein is encoded by the coding sequence ATGAGCTTTTTCAAAAATCTATTTTCCAGAGAGAAAAAGGAAAGCCTGGACCAGGGCCTCCAGAAAACAAAAGAAAGTTTCCTCTCCAGGATCGGCCGTGCTATTGCTGGTAAGTCTACTGTTGATACCGAAGTATTGGATAACCTTGAAGATGCCCTCGTTTCTGCTGACGTTGGTGTTGATACGACCGTAAAAATCATTGACAGAATTGAGCAACGCGTTGCTAAAGATAAATACTTGGGAACCAGTGAATTGAACCGTTTACTGCAAGAAGAAATTGCAGCATTGCTGGTAGATGCACCTGATAGCGGCTTCCGCGATTTTGATGTTCCTGCCGGTAAAAAACCTTATGTTATTATGGTGGTAGGCGTGAATGGTGTAGGTAAAACTACTACCATCGGTAAACTCGCCTATAACTTTAAGAAAGCAGGTAAATCTGTACTCCTCGGCGCTGCTGATACCTTCCGCGCAGCAGCGGTAGATCAGCTGACTATCTGGAGTGAAAGAGTAGGGGTGCCTATCGTGAAACAGGCCATGGGTTCCGATCCGGGTGCTGTTGCATTCGATACCGTACAGAGCGGTGCAGCCAAGGATGTAGACGTAATTATTATTGATACTGCCGGCCGACTGCATAACAAACTCCACCTCATGGACGAGCTGAGTAAAATCAAGCGCGTAATGAAAAAGGTAATACCGGATGCACCGCATGAAGTATTGCTGGTGCTGGATGGTTCCACCGGACAAAATGCCGTTGAACAGGCCCGTCAGTTTACCGCTGCCACTGAAGTAACTTCCCTCGCCATTACCAAATTAGATGGTACTGCCAAAGGTGGCGTTGTACTGGCCATTGCCAATCAGTTCAAAATCCCGGTAAAATATATCGGCATCGGCGAAAAAATGGAAGATTTGCAGGTATTCGATAAAAATGCCTTCGTAGATTCTCTGTTTAGCGCAAATGACTGA